The following coding sequences lie in one Zingiber officinale cultivar Zhangliang chromosome 2B, Zo_v1.1, whole genome shotgun sequence genomic window:
- the LOC122048940 gene encoding uncharacterized protein LOC122048940, whose amino-acid sequence MFRRLCAAIHRRLQVTTTLGHRRITAPSRPHFLGFVKPYSASSVGADDPSSLTASSLMRSCGISDRAALSISKKVQLDTLDKALSVLTLLKDYGFDEAHLVRLVDRLPGVLVMDVEKILKPKLELFRGISLVGTALPEILSARPILLRCSLEKRLLPNAELLKSISITNANLVDALKHTPWLMTVDIRTKVLPKVDALRAYGVPDDGILVLLTRYGYALLTDTARFNEAFDKIKKMGICPKKTTFSRALGVLAILTEKKWEERVENLRGLGWSQDHVFEAFAKQPHIAIASVEKTRKIVKFVEEKLGWTPEHTVKNPVVLLMSLEKRLMPRCAVLSILMHKGLIKPGFTGCHFLMSSKNFQMEFVTKFQEKAPEIVEVIKRVKS is encoded by the coding sequence ATGTTTCGACGTCTCTGCGCCGCCATCCACCGTCGACTTCAAGTGACTACCACTCTCGGCCATCGTCGGATCACCGCCCCCTCCCGCCCACACTTTCTGGGATTCGTCAAACCCTATTCTGCTTCCTCCGTCGGCGCCGACGATCCCTCATCCCTGACCGCTTCTTCCCTCATGAGATCGTGCGGGATCTCCGACCGTGCCGCCCTCTCCATCTCCAAGAAAGTCCAGCTCGACACCCTCGACAAAGCGCTCTCGGTTCTCACCCTCCTCAAGGACTACGGCTTCGACGAAGCCCATCTCGTCCGCCTCGTCGACCGCCTTCCCGGTGTTCTCGTGATGGACGTCGAGAAGATCTTGAAGCCAAAGCTGGAGCTCTTCCGCGGGATCAGCCTCGTCGGAACCGCCCTCCCGGAGATCCTGTCAGCTAGGCCCATTCTGCTCAGATGCAGCTTAGAGAAGCGATTGCTCCCCAACGCTGAGCTCCTCAAGTCAATTTCGATAACGAATGCGAACCTTGTGGATGCCCTAAAGCATACGCCTTGGTTGATGACCGTAGACATCAGAACCAAAGTGCTTCCCAAGGTCGATGCTCTGCGCGCATACGGCGTGCCCGATGATGGAATCTTAGTGCTTTTGACCCGTTACGGCTACGCTTTGCTGACAGATACAGCTCGATTCAATGAGGCCTTTGACAAGATCAAGAAGATGGGAATCTGTCCGAAGAAAACCACGTTCTCCCGTGCCCTCGGGGTGCTTGCTATATTGACCGAGAAGAAGTGGGAGGAGAGAGTGGAGAACTTGAGGGGATTGGGATGGTCGCAGGATCATGTCTTCGAGGCCTTCGCAAAGCAACCTCACATTGCAATCGCATCGGTGGAGAAGACAAGGAAGATTGTGAAGTTTGTGGAAGAGAAGCTGGGATGGACACCGGAGCACACAGTGAAGAATCCAGTTGTTCTGTTGATGAGCCTGGAGAAGAGGTTGATGCCCAGGTGTGCCGTCCTGAGCATTCTCATGCACAAGGGATTAATCAAGCCTGGCTTCACAGGGTGTCATTTTCTGATGTCGAGCAAGAACTTCCAGATGGAATTTGTGACCAAGTTTCAAGAGAAAGCTCCAGAAATAGTCGAAGTTATTAAAAGAGTGAAATCCTGA